The Mustela erminea isolate mMusErm1 chromosome 10, mMusErm1.Pri, whole genome shotgun sequence genomic sequence GGCTCCTCTTTCCACGTACCAAATCCTGTGCCAAACCTGCCaaagacacaaaaacacagagaCATAAAAAGCTTGAAAGGGCTCAACCTGAGAGTGAAGCTGCAGGAACTCAGCTGCAGAGCAGTGTTCAGACAGGCTAGGGAAGAGAGCAGAAGGCAAGGCCCCTGTTGTCACCCTTGTTACTCTCTGGTGGCTTCAGACAGAGGAGAGCTGTACTCACGCAGTAAAGCAGGCAGCTAAGGTGGCTGAAGCCAACTTCACAGTAAGTAGTCATCGTCCAGGTTATCGTCACCAGACATGGAGGCAGCTTCTGCGTAGCAGGAATGGAGAGGAAGTTAGGCACGGCCACTGAGACTCAGGGGAAAATGGGCTACTTGGTTCTCAGGATGCTTTTGGTTAAGAGCCCAGATTTCACATCACCCCCGGTTTGGAGAGACCAAGTGAAAAACAGTAACTTCAAAAGATGCTCTAGGGAGGAAATGCAGCCTGTACCTGATAAGCTGAGGCAGGACAGGGTATTTGCTATCTCTCCAGGGCTCTTCTTGGTCCCAGTGAGCATGCTGTCAAGAGACACATCTGTTTCTGTGGCCTGTAGGGATGAAGacgagagaaaggaagaatgtaGTGTTGGCTGGTGGGAAAGGAGAGGCCATCCCAGCTTTATGCCCATGGGATGTGGTTAAGGCAGTTGGGTTTGGCTGCCAAGAGGGACACAGTGCTTGCTTTGAGCAACCTGTGGAGCTACTCCTTAGGAAAGCCCTCCATGGAATGCACACAGGACTAGAAGCCCTCCCATCTCTCTAGGCACCAGATCTGCCCCGAAGCAGCATCCTACACGTAGCCACAATGGCTCACTCACCACATTGTGCAACATGTCTGGGACAGCTCTTCTTCCTTCCACGTCTTCTGGAAGCTCAACTGCGTATCCTTTACGAACTAATTCTAACCCAATATCGagtttctgagaagaaaaatgaaaagggaatgaTGTTCTCTCTAGGGATAGGAATATCTGAGGAACTAGGACAGAAGAGTTAGATTAGGATTGATACTTCAAAGACATTCCTTGAGTGGGAAGTAAGCAGGATCTTATGAGGTAGGAGTAGTATCAGATAAGGAtttctaggaaagaaaaagtaaatgagaCCATAAATATACTGAAGAGATAGTGAGCAACGAGTGGAGCCCAGTCATACCTTCCCATTGCTAGTATCATACAAGTAAATCTTGGGCCAAGTTGAAATCCCAGTCTGGACATAGCTGGAGATCTTGGCCACCAGGGGCTTCCAGTCAGCACAGTGAGTTAGTCTGTCAAACTCATCCAAAGCTTCCTCTTCCCACTGTTCACCTGGTAAAAGATTGCAGGGAGAACCTATGAAGGGATCCCTGCTGATGGGGGAGATTACACCCTGGAGGGAAATTGGAACCACCCCTTTCTACTGCACAAGGCACCTATGTCTGCCTGCTTGCTGCTTTCTACTGCTGGGGAGGAAAGACATCTGAGCCCCCAGAACTCAAAGCTTGGGAATGTGAGAATTCCTTCCATGTGCTGTATGAAAGTTTTTCTATGTGGAGGCAAGGTCAATAGGCCACGTGACCAATTTACCTGAGGGGGCAATCCGTGCCAGACTACACTCTATTGCTTGAAATGGGAGGCTCAGGAAGTCACTCCTaaagtgaaagaaactgaaattagAATCCCAGTGTCAGAAGGGTCTCTTACAGTCCTTGTTTCTAGAGATCACCAATTAACCCAGCTGGAGAAGATAATAATCTGCTCTGTCAACAAGTTCTCTTCCCAATCCCCCTACATGAGTGCCATGAGCATACCACCAGCTATGGGCCAAGGCAGAGTTAACAACTGGGACTCCACCATGGCCTCCATACTGACCTGAGTGCCCGGAGGTCCTTCAGTGGGCAATCTCCATTATCTCCAAAGTCAACAAAGTAAAGGTCTAGGTTCCCATTCTCCAAGGTGCCAAGGACTCGAGCTCGATACCAGGAACCATTTGTAGGTAAAGGTGCTGCTACAATGTCTCCCACATGCACAGTCAAGTCTTCAGGCTGCACAGGGGAGTGAGGATCAGGATGGGGAAGAGTTAGGATGGGCAGGCTAAAAACCAGATAAGCGGAAAGTGCCAAAAGGAAGAACAAGTAGTTGCTTCCCAGGAAAAGAGAACACACTACAATGAAAAaagagcccccccccaccctttttaaaaatcaaacccaGCCCAATCCCTATGGCACTCACTAGACTATTCTCATAGTGCTGGGTCATCTCACTGACAAGCTTATCCAGCTGCAGGCTGCGGGAGCCGATGATTTGGATCCAGAAGTGGTTGGGATGTTCAGAGGCAGAGACATAGACTTCCAGGAACTCATCGGCATGGAAACTGAAGTCAGGACTGGGGACTAAACACAGGGATAAACAAGTTAAGCTATAGAATCCTCACTTTCTAAACTGGTGACCATATGAGAATCACCTCTGTTTGAAATGGGGAGACTGTCTCAGAGGTGAAGGTACAAACACCAAATGGGCtttgaccatttaaaaaatggctggAGGGAAAACTGGATGAATCACACAAAAACAGCCTGAAGACACATCCTAAATTGATTTGTGGATCTTTCTATGTAACTGAGTAATACACGGAGTTTACACTCCTAGTCATCTGCCATATATTCAAATCAGACACCAATTACAACAAAGGTAAATCCTCCATATGCTAGCTGCAGCATGGACCAGTGGAAAGATGTGGGCTTGTTCTAAATCTCATTCTATCACTGACTCATtatgtgaccctggacaagtctGAGAACCTCTTAGGGGCCCTGgtcttccctgcccccatcccacaACCTATACACAGAAGAGAATGCTCactgtcttttcattcttcttactGGTGATGATTCTTTTTAAtggtgatgatttttaaaaacagtaatgaggtaggccaaaaacaaaacaaaacaaaacaaaacaaaaaacaccaggttgagtattttacttatttaataaatctGTGAAAGAATATCATGTAAATTCAATTATTTGATATATTCAGTAGTACTAGTTTCCTGTGAACTagcatattttaagattttatttttttattagtttatttatttccagcataacagtattattttttcaccacacccagtgctccatgctaagattttatttttaagtaatctttctacctaatatggggctcaaaccaacaaccctgagatcaagagtcacacgctctactgactgagccagtcaggggcCCTGTGAACTAGCATATTTCTATATCATTCTCCATCACTAACGTGTCTGTGTtcagaaaattattatttatgtttagtACTAACCTCAAGTGAAATATTACCACATAAAAGTATATCTGTGAAGAGACTTCTAAATGCAATCcaaaaaacaaattgtttttacTACTTCCTATTTTGGGTTATCTAAGCCAGTATTTCTATGTTCTATATGGCAAATGGGTTCCCACTTTGTTACATACTTTCAAACATGGACATCTCTGGACTGGTCTGAGCTCCAGATTTCTGAAAGCTGTCACCATTAGGTTTCTCCCAAGCACTTTCTGGCCCTACAACAGCCACATCACCGCCTCCTTTTCGGGGAGGAGATCCTGGTAGGGTTGCTGGCTCTGGCACCGTGCCAGTACCAGCGTTTTTCCACAAAGCTGGCTCGCCAGCTCCACCAgactctgccacttcctctctTCTCACACTGATTGGCTGCTTGCGTGGGACTCTGGTTTCTGCAGAATGTGCAATTCTCTTCCGAAGTTCTTCATCTTCTGAAACTTTCTCCAGTATCAAATGCTGTGGTAAGAGATGAGATCTCTGTGGCCAGATATTTTCACCCAGGACAGAATAAAGGGTTCTCATTCTTAGACACAATTCAAATCTATTAGCTACTTGCCTTAGCTGCTGCCACTTCCTTCTGCGTTCCTGAGATTTTTATAAGCCTTGATAGTAGCAATGTCCCCTCTGATTCTTTGTCACAGGTAATTTTGGCTCCAGAGGCCTTACAGATTGAACGAATagtctccccacctctccctgcattgaaaaaatgtaaaaacctgtCCTTTCCTCCTGGCCAAACTTAACTATTACAGAAATCACTATTTTGTATATACTGGGAGAGAAGAGTCAGTTCTATGTACCAAGTGAACAGAATGTAAGATACtgaacagaaagcagaggctACTGCAATCCTTACTGTGAGAAGGGAACTAGGCACAGTCTTCTCTTTCTGCTTAAA encodes the following:
- the TDRKH gene encoding tudor and KH domain-containing protein isoform X2, with translation MSTERTSWTSLSTIQKIALGLGIPASATVAYILYRRYRESREERLTFVGEDDIEIEMRVPQEAVKLIIGRQGANIKQLRKQTGARIDVDTEDVGDERVLLISGFPVQVCKAKAAIHQILTENTPVSEQLSVPQRSVGRIIGRGGETIRSICKASGAKITCDKESEGTLLLSRLIKISGTQKEVAAAKHLILEKVSEDEELRKRIAHSAETRVPRKQPISVRREEVAESGGAGEPALWKNAGTGTVPEPATLPGSPPRKGGGDVAVVGPESAWEKPNGDSFQKSGAQTSPEMSMFEIPSPDFSFHADEFLEVYVSASEHPNHFWIQIIGSRSLQLDKLVSEMTQHYENSLPEDLTVHVGDIVAAPLPTNGSWYRARVLGTLENGNLDLYFVDFGDNGDCPLKDLRALRSDFLSLPFQAIECSLARIAPSGEQWEEEALDEFDRLTHCADWKPLVAKISSYVQTGISTWPKIYLYDTSNGKKLDIGLELVRKGYAVELPEDVEGRRAVPDMLHNVATETDVSLDSMLTGTKKSPGEIANTLSCLSLSGLAQDLVRGKRSL
- the TDRKH gene encoding tudor and KH domain-containing protein isoform X1 — its product is MSTERTSWTSLSTIQKIALGLGIPASATVAYILYRRYRESREERLTFVGEDDIEIEMRVPQEAVKLIIGRQGANIKQLRKQTGARIDVDTEDVGDERVLLISGFPVQVCKAKAAIHQILTENTPVSEQLSVPQRSVGRIIGRGGETIRSICKASGAKITCDKESEGTLLLSRLIKISGTQKEVAAAKHLILEKVSEDEELRKRIAHSAETRVPRKQPISVRREEVAESGGAGEPALWKNAGTGTVPEPATLPGSPPRKGGGDVAVVGPESAWEKPNGDSFQKSGAQTSPEMSMFEIPSPDFSFHADEFLEVYVSASEHPNHFWIQIIGSRSLQLDKLVSEMTQHYENSLPEDLTVHVGDIVAAPLPTNGSWYRARVLGTLENGNLDLYFVDFGDNGDCPLKDLRALRSDFLSLPFQAIECSLARIAPSGEQWEEEALDEFDRLTHCADWKPLVAKISSYVQTGISTWPKIYLYDTSNGKKLDIGLELVRKGYAVELPEDVEGRRAVPDMLHNVATETDVSLDSMLTGTKKSPGEIANTLSCLSLSEAASMSGDDNLDDDYLL